The following DNA comes from Candidatus Hydrogenedentota bacterium.
GGAACGCCCAACTGTCCGCCGATCTGGGCGATGTTCTGGAGAGCGCCGATCTGGATACCTTTCAAATCGACGGAGAGTTGCAGGATTTCCTTGCGGAGTTTCTCGAATTCCGCGCCCACCGCGCCGGTGGTACGCTTCACGCCGACAAAGCCGTCCTCGATCTCGGACGCGAATTTGAGCATCGCGCCTGCCGCCATGACGGCAGACAGGCCGGTGAACATGAGTTTCAGCCGCGAGAGTTCGTTGTTGAGCAGGCCAGTACCGAGCGACGCCTTCTTCGCGTCGTCGCCCGACTGCTTGATCTTTTGCCCGGCTTCCTTGGCCTTGTCACCGGCTTCCTTGGCGCGTCGTCCCGCGCCTTCGGTTTTCTTCCCGGCTTCGTCGATGCGCTTGCCCGCGCCTTCCGCCCGTTTTCCGGCCTCTTCCGCCTTGCGTCCGGCCTCTTCTGTTCTCTTCCCGGCTTCCTGCTGCCTGCGTCCTGCTTCCTCCGCCCGTTTCCCGGCGTCCTGGGAACGCTTGCCAGCGCCCTCGGTTTTCTTGCCCGCCTCGTCGATCTTCTTACCAGCCTCTTCGGCCTTTTTGCCCGCCTCTTCGGTCTTCTTGCCCTGCTCGGAAACCGCCTGAGCCTCTTTCTCGGCCTCTTTCTCGGCTTCCTTGGTTTTCGTAGTGAGTTCATTGACGCCCTTGATCGCGGCTTGCAGGTCCGCGATCGCCTTGGCGATGTCAAATCTGAATTCACCACGTACCGATCCGGCGTTGATTTCCGTCATGATTTCCTATTGAGCAAAAAGTCGAGAGCGGCATGAAACCGCTCGACGGTACGCTTGCGCTTGTTTGCCTCACGCTGCGCGGCTTCGCGTTG
Coding sequences within:
- a CDS encoding phage tail tape measure protein, with the translated sequence MTEINAGSVRGEFRFDIAKAIADLQAAIKGVNELTTKTKEAEKEAEKEAQAVSEQGKKTEEAGKKAEEAGKKIDEAGKKTEGAGKRSQDAGKRAEEAGRRQQEAGKRTEEAGRKAEEAGKRAEGAGKRIDEAGKKTEGAGRRAKEAGDKAKEAGQKIKQSGDDAKKASLGTGLLNNELSRLKLMFTGLSAVMAAGAMLKFASEIEDGFVGVKRTTGAVGAEFEKLRKEILQLSVDLKGIQIGALQNIAQIGGQLGVPKSELGRFTETVAKASRAMDIADDAAANFLARIQVNMKEPM